AAACAAAAGTTGCAGATTTTTCTTTAAAAATGTTACATTTATTTACACATTCAATAGCAACAGATATAACTCAGCTTCATGGCTTTGTTATCAATTTGGTTGCTTGTGATGAATCCATTCCCTTTTATTCTTCCAACACAGCAGTAAATCAACCAGCCACTGGCTGGTTTTTGTTTCCAAATATCCCTTGTTGAAAAAAAATATGTGTTTCATGTTACGATTCAATAATGCTATGGTCAGAAATGTATGCGCTGAACTAGCTACGTAGAAAATACCGTGATAATGTAAGGAATGGTATTGTATTCTGCAAAAAAAGGCATTTAAAGAAAGCGTGTACTTTGGCAGGCAATAGGCTATTAAATTTACAATTCTTAGAATTAAGGTGTGATTAGCTCAGCGTAGTGTGAGCTTTTGGATTAAACAAGCTTGAACCCGAGGAAAAACTGTATTGTATAGGTTGACAGTTTGGAACAAAAAAATTGGTTTATGCCAGTCTTGGTAAATAGCATATATTTAAAAGCCAAAGCCAAGTAACTGTTTTCTAGCTTTGCCATGTTTAATTAAATCTGGAGGTATAGTTCATGTCCATTCGTCTATATATAGGTAATTTGCCAAAAGAAGAAATAGATCGTCAGGAGCTCCAAGCAGTTTTTGCAGAAGAAGGTGATGCTGTCACCACTAAACTAATAAAAGACCGCAAAACTGGCAAATGCCGTGGTTTTGGTTTTCTTACAGTCAACAATGACGAACAAGCTGATCAAATAATAGAAAAGTATAATGGTCAGTTGTTTAAAGACACTGCTATTAAGCTAGAAAAGGCATTACCTCGTACAAAGGGTGACGAAGGTGAAGAGCAAGCACCCAAAGCTGCTAGTCATCCTAGTGCTAACCCGACTCCTAGCCCTAATAAAGAAGGCAGCCGTCGTGAGAAAAGCTCTAAGAAACCTCGTCGCGGTGGTGGTGGTTCCCGTGAAACCAGCACTGCTACAGATTCAGATGCTATTCGTCCAGATCCCCGTTGGGCTTCTGAATTAGAAAAGCTCAAGCAGATGCTAGCTGCACAAACTACCAATTAATAACTAAGGGAGAGAAATTAAAAATTAAAAGTCAGAATTATTTTTTGATTTTTAATTTTTAATTGTTACTTATTCCCTGGCTGCTAAGTTAAAGTATACTTGCAGCCATTGTTGTAAGTGCGATGGTGTTAAGCGCTCACTGTAGGCGATCGCTTAGTACCATTGCACTTAATTTAAATAAACTAGATTTTTATAAATCTCTAGAGTCCGAAATGCCTGGGGAAGGGCGAAGTAAAACTCATCAACAGCAATCAATTCTTATTGCATAGGTAAACTTTACTAAAAAGCCTCTTTTTATCCTTCTCTTCGGCAAAGGCATAAAGGAGGAATAAAAAGGAAATCCCTTCAGCTTGAACTGAGGAGTATTTATAGCGGATTTCTATTTGATCAAGTACACGAACTAGGTCTCACAGCCAAGTATAAAGCTGTTTTACTTCTGCATTATAATCAAAGCTGGAGAAGCGCACTAGCTGCTCGTTTTGGGCGGACTGCTTCACCACCGCGCTGCCGCCTACTAAATTCTACTGTAAATATTTGCCAATATCTATTTCTACCTACTTTAAGCAAGTATAATGCAGCTACTTGCGGTCTAAAATTGTAATC
This region of Nostoc sp. UHCC 0302 genomic DNA includes:
- a CDS encoding RNA-binding protein, which encodes MSIRLYIGNLPKEEIDRQELQAVFAEEGDAVTTKLIKDRKTGKCRGFGFLTVNNDEQADQIIEKYNGQLFKDTAIKLEKALPRTKGDEGEEQAPKAASHPSANPTPSPNKEGSRREKSSKKPRRGGGGSRETSTATDSDAIRPDPRWASELEKLKQMLAAQTTN